The genomic region TACACAATGACTTGGTAAACAGTGTTCATTTGAAAGGTTTTCAtatggaaggggagtgcattagctgtgtcaaaggcaagcaAAAGAAGAAATCACATCCTCAAAAGAAAGTCAACTCAGTTTCGGGACCTTTAGAGAGAATTCGTATGGAtttttttggtccagtgaacgtcaaaagcatAACCGgtgatctctactgtcttgtAGTAACTGAAaaattattccagattttcgtagGTATCATTTTTGAAGTCTAAGGATGAGACATTTgaaagtttgatggcgttgttcagaaaaattgaaaacttgtaccATGCTCGTATCAGTAGAATCAGAAGTGACAACGGTACAGAGTTTAAGAATATCATAATGGAAGAATATTGTGATGAGAGAGGTATATTGcaagaatttagtgctccttacactccgcagcaaaatggagtagctgaacgaaagaacagggcgctaattgaaacggccaggacgatgcttgctTATTCAAAGCTACCAATCAACTTTTGGGCAGAAGTAGTGTCAGCCGCTTGCTATACACTCAACCAGGTTCTCACAgtaaagaaattcaacaagacatgtttcgAGCTAATCAACAATCGTAAACCAAAcctgaagtatctagaaccgtttgggtctccctgcacGGTTATAGAACCTCGTGGTAAGTTTGGTCCAAAGAGTGTTGAAGGAATTTtcgtgggatatgcaagtccaatgAAACGAGTTTTTGTTCCAAGCTATAAGAAGCTCATCCAAGCATATAATGTTGAGTGTCAAGGTTATAATATGCTACCTCATTATCTTGGTGATGGATGGCGTTATGATTATGATACCTTGTGGAAGTCATTTGATGAGGAGGAAGATTTGgatttctttgacgagttggatattctgagagagtaTAAGTCATCACaagaaaggttcccagctgaataTTCTAAAAGTCAAcggcaaacttcaaatgatgatgaagccggtccaagcaatgctggagaacatgatgatattcaacaatCTTCAGAACAAGAACATGCTCCTGAAAATCAGACGGCAGttaatgataatcaagaatctgatgATAGGCCAGTATtcgatcgtggtgattcagattctgaggggtagcagatccagatttcaagtcaaacaattccagtcggtgaacaagatgcaaatcaaaatgtcacgaatttggaaggcgaggtagatgttccaggcaaggtgatgccaagaactctttcataccattcAGAGGACTTGATTATTGGAGAattacaatcaggcgttcgcactagacgAAAAATTGACCAAGgtcttacttgtttttattctacagttgctgctttacaaactgagttttcacttagttgttttatttcgcagattgaaccacgaacatacaaagaggcgctaacttaagattcttgggtcaacgtTATGCAAGAAGGTTTGAGTCAATTCgagaagttgggagtgtggaaattggtagatttgcctgatggtcacaggaagatcaacaccaagtgggtgtttaagtgcaaaagagacgaccgaggggttattattcgaaacaaagcttgactcgtagtccagggctttagtcagcaggagggtatagatttcactgAGGTGTATGCTCCCGTGGCTAGACTAGAAGCGATTAGAATCTTTCTTGTATTTGCGTCGTGGAAAGGATTTAAAGTTTTTCAGTTAGATGTAAAATTGGCTTTTCTCtacgggaaggtaaaagaggaggtatatgtcggacagccaccgggcttcaccgacccaatccacaaagacaaggtctatttactggataaagcgctgtatggtttacaccaggccccgagagcttggtacgagacattgtctcaacacctgctagccaacagcttcatccgtggaaaagtggatgccactctttTCACCAAAgaagtcgacggacatcttctgataatTCAGATATACATAGATGATATCATATTTGGGTCCATAAATGAAGATTTGTGCAAAGAGtttgaaaaagttatgaagcaaaaatttgaaatgtcatcgatgggtgagatgaaattcttcttgggacttcaagttAATCAACTGCCTGAGGGAATATTCAtacatcaaacgaagtacgttcatgatatcttagagaaatttgggatgtcaggatctACTCCAGCTTCCACCCCGTTAGCGACGAACCATGGGATAAAccctgatctcaccggagagaaggtagatgaaacgatgtatcgttccatgatcggatcgCTGATGTACTTGACAACTTCAAGACCCGGTATCATGTATCCTacctgcctcgcagcaagatttcaatctaacccaagAGCTTCGCATATGCTGATTGTGAAACAGATATTatgctacctgaaaggaactccatcattggggttgtggtatccaaaagatGGCGacttcacgctcgaagggtattctgattccgatttcggatgctgcaaagttaacgctaaatcaacaacagcgggttgtcagtttttcggaccacgattggtcacctggcaatgtaagaagcagacctctgtagctttatcaacatgtgaagctgagtatgtatctgctagcagttgctgctctcagatcttgtggatccagcaacagatgcgcgactatggtttgcaatttcttgacacccctatctttgttgataatgaggcagcgataaacatcactaaaaatcctgttcatcacgcaaaaacaaaacacatagaaattTGTCATCACTTCATTCacgattgtttcgagaagaagttgatacgaattgagaaaatccacactgacaatcaaaaagctgatttacataccaaagcgtttgataaaactcgttttaaatatcttttaaaactgaacggtatgaagcttaTATCGGTGTCGGATGAGATtcttggcgttgatgaaggtaccactgtagatgatgttgaaaagcaatctgcaatggtttgtcgattttttacttgttttggtatttagggggagtaggtaGTTTATATttccagaaaatacaaaaacaataaaaaaaattcaaaaatccaaaaacatgaaatatgttaaaatccaaaaacaatagaaaactgaaaaagagcttgtgtaaaaagggaaaatgatagtacatcagttagacagttacagtacgctaaagaattgtaaagttttAAAGctttaaacagtctcactgatgatgtgccggtaggtttttacacacttagtaggtttgttcgggatataaacctaaaatcatcacttgcttatttcgtggggaacatctctcggatatataggtaacccctgaaatcttgtttgaaagatgctatttctgacatactaggtctttgtacgtgatgatatctggggtattataccaggacttctgattttgcggaagcaatagcctagtcctcgtataatgcttttcAATGCTTTGTTCTtaaaagctcaccctcagcataaaagatgatgaaacattgcaaaatgctaatcatgtgctgttgaaataaaagatccccaaaggggacccacctaaagtcgaaccatcatctctctgcacgaacggaagttctggcctaagctctcatggtttcgcattcaccccattacagatatcattagtgtacattcacctgtaagactgaatatagttgtctagatacgggagtatattctgagatggtacACACATATAAgttaagtttctaaaacacttaattcgtatcctgaacagattgaaatttgtgtgagaatttaaaaaggatcagtatatcgacaatctaagcgaattgtttaattcttagtatgttatcaagcttaacggtgctagtaacttgtcgatgactgatatgattccctaacgcGCTCactaaaaatatgtttgtaaatagtttacatttactgcatttcatttctgtttATTTTCAAAAGCTCAAAAAGATTTTATAGCTTTCtagtttagaattttttttaaaatccaattttttttttttcatttctgctttattttccgacaaatcAAAGTGGAAAGCTGATCTTCAAATTCACagtttgaagcagatgcaggaagattctagctggaagatgagtttggAGCTAATCATGATAAAACCTGAAAGttgaaaagtcaaaacaagttcattcatttgaaacttgaaatttttttcagaaaaatgttgaacaaaatcagttttgtttttgtCTCAGGtcaatcaaggtcattaagttggacttggtagacaaattgagtacctagggtcattaacttgaacctggagacttaagtggatttctaaaactgatgaacaTCAAAAGAATTTTAAATATGAATAGATTGTAATGTCATACTTTTGAGAAGCAGGTTACAGGTTTGAAAGTGTGAAAGCAGTAAAGTGAAATCCCCATGGCAAAGTTTGTGTAAAGTTTgagccagaattcaagtcccagataatcgagagggggagtcatcgaaagggggagtcatcgaaagggggagtcaaaatttctggatcaacattcaaaggggagtttgaagatagaGACTGAAGGATGCTTAAAGTGTCAAATCAATTTGAAAAGAAAGacaagactgatcaagactgaagactcgatcctgaagacttcgtcaacatccaagggggagtctgttggtgcataaatgtctgttaactttgtcttgtatcgagtcatgtgtctagataggataaactaGTGTTCAGCAGGTGAGAATTTAGGTTTTGGATGTTAataggtaatttcgcacgaaataagcttatgctatttcgcacgaaattaacaagtgtaatttcgcacgaaattagcatttcctatttcgtacgaaattacaaCCCTATATATACCCAACCTGctgattcatttgtaacggtctTGATTTCGAAGCCGAGGTGTTGCCAGTTTGTCAAACGATCAGGATTGCTTTGAAATCATTAATAAAAGGATAATTAAGGAGAATCAAGCTGTTTCACGTCGatatcactgattccgcctttgatattgatgtataactcttctgattgactcgttagggtcacacgacgatctaACATACCCGGCGATGTGGATTTTGGCAACAACTGCCCGGGGTCCTGCGTGAATGCCACATATGCCCGAGTGTATTTCTTGGATTAGATATTTTGCCTCTACTATGGATACACACTGTAGTAGTGGTCCCAAGTATGACTTCCTGTATAGGACGCCATTGTTGACTTCATATTGCAATGCCTTGGTTTGGATCTTTAGGGCTTCGCCCCTGGCGGGAGGTAATTCACCCTTTGTGAGGAACTTTAGTATTGGAGTGTACCAACAGGGTTCTTCTGCCGTGATAGCGGAAACTTCCCGGGGTTCAGTAGAAGGCATTTTCAATGTTTCTACCTTTACTTCTCTTTCCATACCCGAAGTAGTAAGTTTGCTCAAGGCGTCTGCTATTTGGTTTTTTCCTCTGTGGACGTGATTAAGCGTGACATTGTCAAAGAAAGCTATGAGCTCTTTTGTTTTAGCCAAATACTTTGCCATTGATTCGTCCTTGGCCTCGTAAGTTTCGTTTACTTGATTATTGACCAGTAAAGAGTCAACATACGCGTCAACTCTTGTGGCTCCCAGAGATTGGGCCATCCTCAAGCCCGCGAGTAgcgcctcatattctgcttcattgttgGAGCATTCAAAATCAAAACGTAAGGCGTACATCAGCCTTATTTCATATAGGCTTATCAACATGAGACCTGCCCCGGAACCTTTCCTGCTGGATAATCCGTCAGTTTATAGTTTCCAGGTTTGCCTGGCTGTGCTGGATTCCGGTATGTCCTGGATTGCGGGATCCTGTATAGTTTCCCCATCAGGAAGTTCAGCCAAGAAGTCGACGATCACCTGCCCCTTGATTGATTTTCGCTTTTGATACTCGATATCCAAGGCTCCCAACTCGATCGCCCATTTAGCCAATCTTCCAGAAATCTCTGGCTTGTGCAAAATTTGCTGTAGCGGGTAATTTGTTAAGACCTGTACGCGGTGCCCTTGAAAATATCTTCTGAGTCGCCGGGTAGCGTGAACCAGTGCTAGTACCAACTTTTCAAGTGTTGGATACCGCGTTTCGGGTCTCGCCAGAACTCGGCTGATGTAATATATAGGTGTTTGTTTCCCATCTCTCTCCACCATGAGTACCACGCTTACCACATTATGAGCCGCCGCCAGGTACATTTTGATTAGTTCTTCCAGGTATGGTGCTGTCAACATGGCTAGTTTCTCGATGAAACACTTCATGTCTTGCAGGGCTTCTTCCGCTTCGCTGGTCcatttgaagtttttgttgttaAGGAAATCTTTCAACGTCTTTATAAATGGCAAAGATCTCTCGGCGTGTCTTGCCAGGAATCTGTTTATGGCCACTAGATGCCCATTTAACGCTTGCGCCTCTTTCAAAGTCCTGGGGGAGGGCATCCACGTTATGGCGGCTACCTTTTCCGGGTTAGCTTTAAAGCCGTCCCGGGTGACCACTACCCCCAAGAACTTGCCTTCTTCTACCACAAATGAACATTTCTTGGGGTTGAGCTTAATATTGTATTCTCTGAGCTTTTGGAAGGTTTCTTCAATGTCTTCAAGCATTTGTTTTTCTTCCCTGCTCTTGATTACCAAATCGTCGACATATACTTCCAAGTTTCTGCCGATTTGTTTTTCGAAAGCCTTGTCCATGAGCCGCTGATAAGTGGCTCTGGCATTTCGCAggccaaaaggcattttggtaTAACAAAAAATGCCCACATCGGTATGAAACGCCGttttttcttcgtcttctctGGACATTTTGATCTGGTGATAACCCTTATAGGCATCTAAGAAGCACTTGTACCTATAAGGGACCAGAGAGTCAACCTTGAAGTCCATCTCAGGCAGCGGGTAGGCATCTTTGGGGCATGCTTTATTCAGATATTTAAAGTCGATGCACACCCGCCATGTGCCGTCTGGTTTCTTGACCATCACAGGGTTTGATACCCATGTGTGATACTTTGTTTCTCTGAGAATTCCAGCTTCAACCAACTTTCGTACTTCTTTGACTACCGCTGCTTTTCGATCCGGAGCCATGCTGCGTTACCCTGTGCGACGGGTTTAATGTCCGGGAGTGTTGCTAGCTTGTGCTCTGCCTTATCCCGGGGTATCCCAGTCATGTAAGAGTGCTCAAAAGCAAAGATGTCGGCGTTCCTTCTCAGCAGTTGTTTTAGGTTGTTTTTGACCTCAGGGGAGAGGCTGTCCTCTATTGTTACTGTCTGATCTAGATGGCGTGTGCTTAATACCCACCTTTCCAGGCTGATGGCACCGGTAGGCCCTTGACGGCATCTT from Helianthus annuus cultivar XRQ/B chromosome 10, HanXRQr2.0-SUNRISE, whole genome shotgun sequence harbors:
- the LOC110881806 gene encoding uncharacterized protein LOC110881806; the protein is MAQSLGATRVDAYVDSLLVNNQVNETYEAKDESMAKYLAKTKELIAFFDNVTLNHVHRGKNQIADALSKLTTSGMEREVKVETLKMPSTEPREVSAITAEEPCWYTPILKFLTKGELPPARGEALKIQTKALQYEVNNGVLYRKSYLGPLLQCVSIVEAKYLIQEIHSGICGIHAGPRAVVAKIHIAGFYHD